CGTTTACAGTACAGTCGTGCGATAACATTCAGCATAATGGTAACGTAACACGTAAAATGCTTTTAGCCTTTGCCACAGAGCAAGACAAAAACCTAAGTGAGTGGATTGAGCAAAACGTATCGTTTCCAAATGCGATGGTTGACCGTATTACGCCTGTATCTAAAAAAAGTGATATTGATTACGTGGTTGATGCCTATGGTGTTAGCGACGAGTGGCCAATTACCTGTGAGTCGTTTACACAATGGGTAATAGAGGACACATTTAGTGACGGCCGACCAAATTGGGATGTTGTTGGTGCACAGTTTGTCACTGATGTAACGCCTTATGAAACCATGAAAATACGTTTACTTAATGCAGGGCATTCAGTACTTGGTTTATTAGGTTCAATTCATGGTTATGGCACAATTGACGAAACGGTATCTGATGAATTATTTGCCACATACCTACGTGCTTTTATGGACAAAGAAGTAACGCCAAACCTTGAGCCGCTTGAAGGTATTGACCTTCAAAGCTACAAAAACACGTTAATAGAGCGTTTTGCTAACCCTAATATTAAAGACAGCCTAGCGCGTATTTGCAGTGAAAGCTCAGCTAAATTGCCTAAATTTATTATTGCTACAATTAACGAAAACCTAGTACAAGGTCGAGATATATCGTTGGCTGCACTGGTTATTGCTACTTGGTGTTTATACAGCGATAAAGGTGTAAGTGAAAAAGGCGAAAAGCTTGAAATTCAAGATGCTATGCAAAAAGAGCTAAATGCATACGCGCAGCAAAGCCAAGCTAACCCAACTGCATTTTTAAAGCTAGCAAGCTTGTTTGGTAAGCTTGAACATAACGACACATTTACTGCAGAGTATAAAAAATCGATCGCCGCGCTATACGCACCTAATAGTAAAATTAAAGCTATTATGCAGGCTGCACTTGAGCAAAAGAGTAACTAATTATGAGCATTTTAATTAATCATAAATCAGGCGAAAACGTAAGTGTTAGCTGCTTTGGCGAAGTACTGTGGGATTGTTTTGACTCTGGTAAACGCCTAGGCGGCGCGCCGCTTAACATGTGTGTGCGTATTAACTCACTGGGCATAAAAGCCGACATGATCAGCGCCGTTGGCAGCGATAAACTAGGGGCAGAGCTGCTAGGCGAAATTGCGAGCAAAGGCGTAAGCTGCGATTATATTGCTATTAACAGTGACAAAAAAACCAGCACGGTTGAGGTAACTCTTGATAGTGGTGGCTCAG
This genomic stretch from Pseudoalteromonas translucida KMM 520 harbors:
- a CDS encoding mannitol dehydrogenase family protein, whose product is MTQHQHTNALVTGLNQQSLAQLPSHVDTPSYDRSAVKAGIVHIGVGGFHRAHQAVYVNELLKTPGSEQWGICGVGLLEGNRGLRDILKQQDYLYTLTVRHPDGKIDNKVIGSMIDFLFAPEDKQAVINKLAHSDTKIVSLTITEGGYNFNPATGEFDTSNPDIINDINNPNDPITAFGYITAALKLRKEQGLGAFTVQSCDNIQHNGNVTRKMLLAFATEQDKNLSEWIEQNVSFPNAMVDRITPVSKKSDIDYVVDAYGVSDEWPITCESFTQWVIEDTFSDGRPNWDVVGAQFVTDVTPYETMKIRLLNAGHSVLGLLGSIHGYGTIDETVSDELFATYLRAFMDKEVTPNLEPLEGIDLQSYKNTLIERFANPNIKDSLARICSESSAKLPKFIIATINENLVQGRDISLAALVIATWCLYSDKGVSEKGEKLEIQDAMQKELNAYAQQSQANPTAFLKLASLFGKLEHNDTFTAEYKKSIAALYAPNSKIKAIMQAALEQKSN